In Populus nigra chromosome 10, ddPopNigr1.1, whole genome shotgun sequence, the following proteins share a genomic window:
- the LOC133704759 gene encoding protein ABCI12, chloroplastic → MNCTHCTIQTVTFPVLPARASSKTLISPFLAQVYPKSTFKNAHQTLKLTSFKVRASLDNSGDTNNWVSRLPIGALSGDKIFKLISGATASPIGQFISSPTTFLHSVDPRIKLIWLLALVVLPARSHIVMRFGLVVYIALLSVLVLPRHVWMDQLGRVSLLSGILFITLGLGSDGVPPLVQLRTPPPAITGLPNLPMSLSGYSYLIMKLGPLQFTRKGLSVASTAACLTFTVFQSASLCLATTTPEQLAFAMRWFMLPLRYIGVPVAEITLTLLLSLRFINLVFDEVRNVSLGIVSRRIKWKQLTIIETIDIFASYIRRIFKNIFSHAEQISQAMIVRGFRGDSNSHKIYFLSDSSIGMADFVSLLCLIGVVGAALLSDYYLV, encoded by the exons ATGAACTGCACGCACTGTACTATCCAAACGGTCACTTTCCCTGTGCTGCCTGCAAGAGCCAGttcaaaaaccctaatttctccGTTTCTTGCACAAGTTTACcctaaaagtacttttaaaaatgCCCATCAAACTTTGAAACTGACAAGTTTCAAAGTCAGAGCTTCACTGGACAATTCTGGCGATACCAACAACTGGGTCAGCCGGTTACCCATCGGAGCTTTATCCGGCGATAAGATATTCAAGTTGATTTCCGGTGCCACTGCTAGTCCCATTGGCCAATTCATTTCTTCACCAACCACGTTTTTACATTCTGTGGACCCCAGAATCAAATTG ATATGGCTTCTGGCTCTAGTTGTTTTACCAGCGCGATCGCATATCGTGATGCGTTTCGGATTGGTAGTTTACATTGCTCTTTTGTCTGTATTGGTTCTCCCAAGGCATGTGTGGATG GATCAATTGGGAAGAGTGTCATTGCTTTCTGGAATCCTATTTATTACATTGGGTTTAGGATCAGATGGTGTGCCTCCACTTGTCCAGTTGAGAACGCCACCACCTGCCATCACAGGCTTGCCTAATCTTCCAATGTCTTTGAGCGGCTATTCGTATTTAATCATGAAGCTAGGGCCTTTACAGTTTACAAGGAAGGGCTTGTCAGTAGCAAGCACAGCTGCATGCTTAACCTTCACT GTCTTCCAAAGTGCGAGCCTTTGCCTGGCAACCACAACTCCTGAACAACTAGCGTTTGCTATGCGGTGGTTTATGCTTCCCTTAAGATACATTGGTGTTCCAGTGGCTGAAATAACTCTTACTCTCTTACTATCATTGAGGTTCATCAATCTAGTCTTTGATGAG GTCCGAAATGTTTCACTAGGGATTGTATCTCGCAGGATAAAATGGAAGCAATTGACGATTATTGAGACGATAGATA TTTTCGCTTCCTATATACGTCGGATcttcaagaatatttttagCCACGCAGAGCAGATATCTCAG GCAATGATTGTCCGGGGTTTTAGAGGTGACAGCAACTCCCATAAAATCTATTTCTTATCAGACTCATCGATTGGGATGGCAGATTTTGTTTCTCTGCTATGCTTGATTGGTGTTGTAGGTGCTGCTCTCTTGTCTGACTATTACTTGGTCTGA